The genomic DNA CGGATTTCCTGGAACGCCAGCTGGGTTTGCTGCCGGGGGCCTATCCCGTGCATTATGTGCCGTCCAGCGATCCCTTCGTACGCGCTATTCGCCTGGGGCTCGGCTATGGCATGCTGCCGTCGCAGCAATATGGCGACGGACTGGAAACGGGCGAGCTGGTCGATTTATGTCCGGGAGAATATCGGGACGTGGCGTTGTACTGGCATGCGTGGCGCGTGCAGTCGCCGAAGCTGGAACGGCTAGGACAACGTATCGTGGACGCCGCCAGAGGGGAACTGCTGCAGGCGCCGGACTGAAAACTGGCGTTATCGCGCCAGGGGCTGGCTTGGTGACTGCCGGGCTCGTGTCCATGTCGGGGTCTGACCCCAAGGTGGACACGGGCCCGGCTTTATTGCGGGTTAATACGTGTAGAACATGCGCTGGATATCGCGCGTGTTATTGGTCTTGGTCAGTGCCAGCATCAGCAGGATGCGCGCTTTTTGCGGGCTCAGCGTATCGGCAGCAACGAAATCGAGCTCGTCGTCATTCGCTTCGCCATTACGTGCCAGGATGCCCTGGCCGACGCGGCTGGCGCGCACGATGAGCGTGCCTTTCTTGCGCGCGGCGACCAGGCCGGGTTTGACGCGGGCGGCAATCGAACCGTCGCCGACGCCGGCGTGAATAATGCCCTTGGCGCCATTGGCGATAAAGGCGTCCAGCGCCACCGTATTCATATTGGCATAGCCGTAGACGATATCGACTTGCGGCAGCGCCGTCAGGTTGGCGATATCGAATTCACTGTCGACCGTATGCTTGCGGGTCGAGGCGCGATAGAAGAACGGTTTGCCGCCTTGCACATAACCCAGCAGGCCCAATTCCGGGGTCTTGAAACTGTCCGGCGTCGAGGTATTGGTTTTCGTGACGTCGCGGGCGGCGTGGATCTGGTCGTTCAGCGCCAGCAGCACGCCCTTGCCGACGGCTTCCTGGCTGCCGGCGATGGAGACGGCGTTGTACAGGTTGATCGGGCCGTCGGCCGACAGGGCGGTGGAAGGGCGCATCGCGCCGACCAGCACCACCGGCTTCTTGCTCTTCACGACCAGGTCGAGGAAGTACGCGGTTTCTTCCATCGTGTCGGTGCCGTGCGTGATGACGATGCCGTCTACATCGTTCTGCGCCAGCAGCGCGTTGACGCGCTTGCCCAGGGTCAGCCAGTGTTCGTTCGTCATGCTTTCGCTGGCGATCTGGAACACCTGTTCGCCCTTGACGTTGGCGATCTTGGCCAGTTCCGGCACCGCGTTGATCAGCTGCTGCACGCCCACGGTGGCTGCCGTGTAGCCGACGGTGGTCGTGCTGGTCGCGCCCGTGCCGGCGATCGTGCCGCCGGTGGCCAGTACCGTCACGTTCGGCAACTTGGCCGTCTGTGCCTGGGCGGCCGTGATGGCCGTCAACGCGCAAAACGTCGCTACCAGCCAGCGTGACACTGTTGTGCTCTTCATATGCTCTCCTCATCAGGACGTTGTAATACGCGCATCTTAATACACAGACAAGGTGCTGTACCAGTGCAACTTGGGGCTTTTACTGATGGAAATACTCGGCAGTTTCAGGCATATTGGCAGGCTGTCGATCAATATTTGTTGCTATTTAGCATTAAGTCAACGGGTGGAAGCTTGGAAACCGACGTACTGAACCTGGCGGTCGTCATGCACCGCAAGCCACTGGCGAGCCGCTGGCAGCCATATCGGTGGCAGCCGCTGGAAGTGCTGGTCGAACCCGCTCTAGCGGACACGGCCGCGCGCTGCCTGCGCGACGACCCGGCCGACCTGCGCTGGCTGTTCGCCGGTTTCGAACTGCGCCTGTACAGCGACGAGGCCGAGGGCTATTTCCTCAATGTGGACACGGGCGCGCCTTGCTGGTTCGTCATGTGGCGCATGGAAGAGCTCGACGGCGTCGAAGTCGCCGTGCCGCGCACCGTGACGCTGTCGTACAACGAGGCGGCGCGCTTGATGGACGGCGGCGAACAGGTCGATACCGTGCCCGCGCCCGCGCTGATCGCCGAGCGCCTGCGCGAATTCGTCCAGGCCTACTATCGGCCGGAGCCGAAGCGCAAGCGCCGCAAGCCATCCTTCGAGGGTGGCGCCGGTGTCGCGGAGATGGCCAAGGCGGAGCGGGCAGGCCATGGCAGCTGAGACATTCTTCGCGCGCTGGTCGCGCGTCAAGGCCAAGGCCGAGGCCAGCGCCAAGGCCGAGCCCAGCGAGGTGGCCGCGCCGCGCCCGGAAGTGGCCGCGCTGCCTGCCGTTGCTGCTGCTGATAGCGCTGTCATGACGCCGCCCGAGTCGGCGCCGACCATCGAGCAGGTGGCGCAGCTGCAGGCGGACGGCGACTTCCGCCCCTTCGTCGCGCGCGGCGTGGACGAGGGCGTACGCCGTGCCGCCATGAAGAAGCTGTTCAGCGATCCGCACTTCAACGTGATGGACGGCCTGGACATTTATATCGACGACTACTCGAAGCCGGACCCGATCCCGGCCGCGATGCTGCTGGCCCTGAACCACGCGAAGGACCTGCTCGATCCGCTGGGCACGCTTGCGCGGGAGCATGCCAAGCGCGGCCTGCTGACGGCGGCCGAGCTTGCCGACGCCGCCGCGACGCAGGAACCGCCGACCGAGCTGCCGACCGGGTTGACCGAGCCGGCCGCGCCGGCCGAAACCCTGGAGCCGGAAGCTCCCACCGCCAACGCCGCAGCGGACGACGCGGCGACCATCGACCCAGCCAACCGCCAGGAAGACCATGAACAGCCGAATCAAAGTATGTAACTGCAACCGCACGATGCCCGTCGACGGCGCTGCGCTGGGCGCCGCCCTGGACGCGGGCACCTTGCCCGTGGCCACGCAGCTGTGCCGCCGCGAGGTGGGCGGCTACCTGGACAGCCTGGACGGCAGCGAGAAGATCGTGGTCGGCTGCACGCAGGAGCAGCCGCTGTTCGCGGAACTGGCCGAGCAGAAAGGGACGGTGGCGCCGCTGCGCTTCGTCAACCTGCGCGAGTCGGGCGGCTGGGGGCAGGAAGGCGCGCAGGCCACGCCGAAGATGGCCGCGCTGCTGGCGATGGCGCGCCTGCCGGATCCGGAACCGGTGCCCGAAGTGGAATATCACTCGGAAGGCCGGGTGCTGATCACGGGTCCGGCCGCGCGCGTGCTGCCGTGGGCGCGCCGCCTGCAGGGCCAGCTCGAAGTCTCCGTACTGCTGACCGACACCGGCGGTGCCGTGCTGGCCGGCGGCCAGGACTGGCCCACGTTCGCCGGCAGCGACGTCGTCGTCAAGGGCTGGCTGGGCCGGTTCGACGTGACGTGGCGCCAGGCCAACCCGATCGACCTGGACCTGTGCACGCGCTGTAACGCCTGCGTCAAGGCCTGCCCGGAAGGCGCCATCGGGCTCGATTACCAGGTCAACCTGGACGCCTGCTCGGCGCACGGCGATTGCGTGAAAGCCTGCGGCGCCGTCGGCGCGATCGACTTCAACCGCGCCGACACCGCCCGCAGCGGCCAGTTCGACCTGGTGTTCGACCTGCACGAGCAGCCGCTGCTGACGCTGCACCAGCCGCCGCAAGGCTATTTCGCGCCCGGCGCATCGGACGTCAAGGCGGCCGAACAGGCCATGCAGTTGGCCACGTTGACGGGCACCTTCGGCAAACCCAAGTTCTTCCAGTACAAGGACAGCATCTGCGCGCACGGCCGCAACAAGAAGATCGGCTGCAACGCCTGCGTGGAGGTGTGCTCGGCCGCGGCGGTCAGCCATGACGGCGACAAGATCCGCGTCAACCCGAACCTGTGCGTGGGCTGCGGCGCCTGCACCACCGTGTGCCCGACCGGCGCGCTGTCGTACGCCTACCCGCGCGTGGCCGACCAGGGCGCACGCATCCGTACGCTGCTGGCGACCTATGCGAAGGCGGGCGGTAAGCGTCCCGCGCTGCTGCTGCATTCCCAGGAAGAGGGCGCGGCATTGGTCGAGGCACTGGGCCGCGCGGCTGGCGCCGGCCAATTGCGCGGCGTGCCGGCACGGGTGCTGCCGCTGCCGTTGCACCACGTGGCTTCGGTCGGCATCGACGTCTGGCTGGCGGCCGTCGCCTACGGCGCGGCCAATGTGCTGATCCTCGCCACCGGCGCGGAAGCGCCGCAGTACGTGACGGCGCTGACCCAGCAGGTCGAGATCGCCCGTACGATCCTGGCAAGCCTCGGCTACGGTGCCGGCCACGTGCAGTTGCTGCAAGCGGGCGACGCCGCCGCGCTGGACGTTGCGCTGCGCCGCATCGAAGCCGGCCAGGTCCCGGCCGTGCCGGCCACGTTCGCCATCGGCGGCGGCAAGGGTGGCGACAAGCGCACAACCCTGGACTTCGCCATCGACCACCTGGCCCGGCATGCACCGACGCCGCAACGCGAGATCGCGCTGCCGGCCGGCAGCCCGTTCGGCGCGGTGAGCGTGAAGACGGATGCCTGCACGCTGTGCATGGCCTGCGTCGGCGCCTGCCCGTCCTCGGCCCTGGCGGACAATCCGAACGCGCCGCAGCTGCGCTTCACGGAGTCGAACTGCGTGCAGTGCGGCCTGTGCGCGAAGACCTGCCCGGAAAACGCCATCGAACTGACGCCGCGCCTGCTGCTGGCACCCGATGCGAAGCAGCCACGCGTGCTGAACGAAGCCAAACCCTATCACTGCATCCGCTGCGAAAAGCCGTTCGGCACCTTGCAGATGGTGGAGAACATGGTGGCCAAGCTGTCCAGCCACGGCGCGTTCGCGGCCAACCTGGATCGCCTGCGCATGTGTTCCGACTGCCGTGTCGTCGACATGATGCAGCCGGCCAAAGAAGTCTCGATCTTCGAGGTGAAGCGATGAACGAAACCCGACTCCAATTCGAAACGCCGGACAGCGGCGAGGAAGCGGCGCGCGCCGAGCTGTATGGCCTGCTGTCGATGCTGTTCTACCAGGCACCCGGCGCCGAGCTGCTGGCCGCCATCGCGGCCGCGCCGGCCGAAGGCGAGGGCGAGCTGCCCGACGCCTGGCGCGCCTTGCAGCTCGCCTGCGCCAGCGCCGACGCCCCCGCCGTGCAGGGCGAATACGACACGCTGTTCGTCAGCACCGGCAAGCCCGAGGTGTTCCTGTACGGCTCCTATTACATGTCCGGCTTCCTGATGGAGAAGCCCTTGGCGCTGTTGCGCGCGGAACTGGCGCGACTGGGCCTGGAACGCAGCGACGCCATGCCGGAAAGCGAGGACCACATCGCCGCGCTGTGCGACGTCATGCGCGTGCTGATCTCGTCCGACGACGTGCTGCATGGCAGCATCGCAACGCAGAAGCAGTTCTTCGGCGGCCAGATGCAGCCGTGGGTGCAGCAGCTGTGCGACGCCGTCGCGGCCCATCCGCAGGCGCATTTCTACCGGCATGTCGCCGCGCTGGCCGGGGCGTTCTTCGCCGTCGAAATGCAGGCGTTCGACATGAGTTGACGTCAAACCCAGTGGTGACAGGCACCTGTTCGCGGGTCTACGACCCGCCAACAGGTGCCTGTCACCGTGGGTTTAGCAAGCCGTCGTGTTACGAGCGTGAAAATGTGTGAGAATGTCGATTAATTCTATTAAGCAACAAGTGTTAACAAAACCGTCTGAGGAGACCAGCTTGTCTACCCAACCCAAACCCACGCGCAGGTCGTTCTTCGCCGGCCTCGGCGCCGTCGCCGCGGCCGGTGTCGCCGTCAAACTGGCCGGCAAACCCGCCGAACCCGTTGCCGCCGAGCCGGCGCTAGCCGAACCGGAAGGCAGCGGCTACCGGCTCTCCGAACACGTCAAGAAGTACTACCGTACCACCCGGATCTGATGCAGGGAAAGGATCACCATGTTATTGACTCGTAAGAATGGCGACGGCAGCCGCCAGGCCACCCGGGCTGGCCGCTTTGCCGCCGGCCTGTCGGAAAGCCTGGCGCGCGCGCTGCCGACGATGGATCGCCGTGCGTTCCTGAAGCGCTCCGGCGTGGGCGTGGGCGTCGGCATCGCCGCCTCGCAATGGCAGCTCGTCAAGAAGGCGCAAGCCGCCGACAAGCCGGCCGAAGCCTCCGGCCTGAAGCGCGAAGTGCGCCGCACCGTATGCAGCCACTGCTCGGTGGGCTGCGCGGTCGATGCGGTCGTCGAAAACGGCGTCTGGGTGCGCCAGGAACCCGTGTTCGATTCGCCCATCAACCTGGGCGGCCATTGCGCCAAGGGTGCCGCGTTGCGCGAACACGGCCACGGCGAGCACCGGCTGAAGTACCCGATGAAGCTCGTCAACGGCAAATACCAGCGCATCAGCTGGGACGTGGCGCTGGAAGAGATCTCGCAGCGCCTGCTGGCGGTGCGCAAGGACAGCGGCCCGGACTCGGTGTTCTTCGTCGGCTCCTCGAAGCACAACAACGAGCAGGCGCAGCTCTTGCGCAAGTTCGTCTCCTTCTTCGGCACCAACAACTGCGACCACCAGGCCCGTATCTGCCACTCCACCACGGTGGCCGGCGTGGCCAACACGTGGGGCTACGGCGCCATGACGAACAGCTACAACGACATGTCGTTCTCCAAGGCCGTCATGTACATCGGCTCGAACGCGGCCGAGGCGCATCCGGTGTCGATGGTGCACATGATGCATGCCAAGGAAAACGGCTGCAAGATGATCGTTGTCGACCCGCGCTTCACCCGTACCGCGGCCAAGGCCGACCAGTACGTACGCATCCGTTCCGGCTCCGACATCCCGTACCTGTACGGCATGCTGTACCACATCTTCAAGAACGGCTGGGAAGACAAGGAATACATCCACGACCGCGTGTACGGCATGGAAGCCGTGCGCGAGGAAGTCATGAAGTGGACGCCGGAGAAGGTCGAGGAAGCCTGCGGCGTGCCGGAAGCGGAAGTGTTCAAGGCCGCGCAGACGATGGCGCTGAACAAGCCCTCGTCGGTGGTGTGGTGCATGGGCCAGACGCAGCACTCGATCGGCAACGCCATCGTGCGCGCCTCCTGCATCCTGCAGCTCGCGCTGGGCAACGTCGGCAAGTCCGGCGGCGGCACCAACATCTTCCGTGGCCACGACAACGTGCAGGGCGCCACCGACGTGGGTCCGAACCCGGACTCGCTGCCCGGCTACTACGGCCTGGCCACCGGCGCGTGGAAGCACTGGTGCACCGTGTGGGGCGTGGACTACGAGTGGGTCAAGGGCCGCTTCGCCTCGCAGGCGATGATGGAAAAATCCGGCACCACCGTGTCGCGCTGGGTCGACGCCGTGCTGGAAAAGAACGAACTGATCGACCAGGACAACAATGTGCGCGCGATGGTGTTCTGGGGCCACGCGCCCAACTCGCAAACGCGTGGCCTGGACATGAAGAAGGCGCTCGATAAACTGGACACGCTGGTCGTGATCGACCCGTATCCGTCGGCCACCGCCGCGATGGCGGCGATGACGGTGGACGGCCAGGAGCTCAATCCGAACCGCGCCGTGTACCTGCTGCCGGCCGCCACCCAGTTCGAGACCTCGGGCTCCGTCACGGCGTCGAACCGTTCGATCCAGTGGCGCGAGAAGGTCATCGAGCCGCTGTTCGAATCGCGCACCGACCACATGATCATGTACCAGCTGGCCGAGAAGCTAGGCTTCGCCAAGGAGCTGGTCGCCAAGATCAAGCTGGTGCCGGGCAAGGGCGGCATGCTGGAGCCGGAACCGGAATCGATGCTGCGCGAGATCAACCGCGGCACCTGGACCATCGGTTACACGGGCCAGACGCCGGAGCGCCTGAAGGCGCACATGCGCAATATGCACAAGTTCGACGTCAAGACCCTGCGCTGCAAGGAGGGCAAGGACGAAGAGACGGGCTATGACCTGACGGGCGACTATTTCGGCCTGCCGTGGCCGTGCTTCGGCACGGCGGAACTGAAGCACCCGGGCTCGCCGAACCTGTACGACACCAGCCGCCACGTGATGGACGGCGGCGGCAACTTCCGCGCCAACTTCGGCGTCGAGCGCGACGGCGTCAACCTGCTGGCCGAAGACGGCTCGCATTCGGTCGGCGCGGACATCACGACCGGCTACCCGGAATTCGACCACGTGCTGCTCAAAAAGCTGGGCTGGTGGGACGACCTGACCGAGGCGGAGAAAAAGGCGGCCGAGGGCAAGAACTGGAAGACCGACCTGTCCGGCGGCATCCAGCGCGTGTGCCTGAAGGTGCACGGCGTGCACCCGTACGGCAATGCCAAGGCGCGCGCCGTGGTGTGGAACTTCCCCGATCCGGTGCCGCTGCACCGCGAGCCGATCTTCGGCACGCGCCCGGACCTGGTGGCCAAGTACCCGACCCACGACGACAAGAAGGCGTTCTGGCGCCTGCCGACCCTGTACAAGACGCTGCAGCAGAAGAACGTCGAGGCGGGCCTGGCGGAGAAATTCCCCATCATCCTGTCGTCCGGCCGCCTGGTCGAATACGAAGGCGGTGGCGAGGAAACCCGTTCCAACCCGTGGCTGGCCGAACTGCAGCAGGAGAACTTCGTCGAGATCAACCCGCAGGCGGCCGCCGCACGCGGCATCCGCAACGGCGAGTACGCGATCGTCTCCACGCCGACCGGCGCGCGCATCAAGGTGCGCGCCCTCGTCACGCCACGCGTGGCACCGGACACGGCCTGGATTCCGTTTCACTTCTCCGGCTGGTGGCAGGGCAAGGACATGCTCGAGTTCTATCCGGAAGGCGCGGCACCCGTGGTGCGCGGCGAAGCCGTCAACACGGCCACCACGTATGGCTACGACGCCGTCACCATGATGCAGGAAACGAAGACCACGATCTGCAATATCGAGAAATTTACCGCCTGAGGACTGACATGGCACGCATGAAATTCATTTGCGACACCGAACGCTGCATCGAATGTAACAGCTGCGCCACGGCGTGCAAGAACGAACACGAAGTACCATGGGGCGTGAATCGCCGCCGCGTGGTGACGATCAACGACGGCATCATCGGCCAGGAGAAATCCGTGTCGGTGGCCTGCATGCACTGCTCGGACGCGCCCTGCATGGCCGTCTGCCCGGTGGACTGCTTCTACCGCACCGACGAAGGCGTGGTGCTGCACAACAAGGACGCCTGCATCGGCTGCGGCTACTGCTCCTACGCCTGCCCGTTCGGCGCGCCGCAGTTCCCGTCCAACGGCACCTTCGGCCTGCGCGGCAAGATGGACAAGTGCACGTTCTGCGCCGGCGGCCCGGAGGAAAACGGTTCGCAGGAAGAATTCGAGAAGTACGGCCGCAACCGCCTGTCCGAAGGCAAGCTGCCGGCCTGCGCCGAGATGTGCTCGACCAAGGCCCTGCTGGGCGGCGACGGCGACGTGGTGGCGGACATCTTCCGCACCCGCGTCATCACCCGTGGCAAGGGCAGCGAAGTGTGGGGCTGGGGCACCGCCTACGGCAACAAGCCGCAGCAGGACTCGGTGCCGCAGGAGCTGGCCAAATGAAGCGCCTCGTCATCGTGACGGCGGCGCTGCTGCTGGCGGCCTGCGGCGAAGTGGACCAGTCCAAGCAGGGCGCCGGCGTGGAGCGCGGCGACCATGCGGCCTACACCGGCGCGCACGGCACCATCGCGGCCAAGGGCTGGGAAGCGGGCAGCCGCT from Pseudoduganella armeniaca includes the following:
- a CDS encoding formate dehydrogenase subunit alpha — protein: MLLTRKNGDGSRQATRAGRFAAGLSESLARALPTMDRRAFLKRSGVGVGVGIAASQWQLVKKAQAADKPAEASGLKREVRRTVCSHCSVGCAVDAVVENGVWVRQEPVFDSPINLGGHCAKGAALREHGHGEHRLKYPMKLVNGKYQRISWDVALEEISQRLLAVRKDSGPDSVFFVGSSKHNNEQAQLLRKFVSFFGTNNCDHQARICHSTTVAGVANTWGYGAMTNSYNDMSFSKAVMYIGSNAAEAHPVSMVHMMHAKENGCKMIVVDPRFTRTAAKADQYVRIRSGSDIPYLYGMLYHIFKNGWEDKEYIHDRVYGMEAVREEVMKWTPEKVEEACGVPEAEVFKAAQTMALNKPSSVVWCMGQTQHSIGNAIVRASCILQLALGNVGKSGGGTNIFRGHDNVQGATDVGPNPDSLPGYYGLATGAWKHWCTVWGVDYEWVKGRFASQAMMEKSGTTVSRWVDAVLEKNELIDQDNNVRAMVFWGHAPNSQTRGLDMKKALDKLDTLVVIDPYPSATAAMAAMTVDGQELNPNRAVYLLPAATQFETSGSVTASNRSIQWREKVIEPLFESRTDHMIMYQLAEKLGFAKELVAKIKLVPGKGGMLEPEPESMLREINRGTWTIGYTGQTPERLKAHMRNMHKFDVKTLRCKEGKDEETGYDLTGDYFGLPWPCFGTAELKHPGSPNLYDTSRHVMDGGGNFRANFGVERDGVNLLAEDGSHSVGADITTGYPEFDHVLLKKLGWWDDLTEAEKKAAEGKNWKTDLSGGIQRVCLKVHGVHPYGNAKARAVVWNFPDPVPLHREPIFGTRPDLVAKYPTHDDKKAFWRLPTLYKTLQQKNVEAGLAEKFPIILSSGRLVEYEGGGEETRSNPWLAELQQENFVEINPQAAAARGIRNGEYAIVSTPTGARIKVRALVTPRVAPDTAWIPFHFSGWWQGKDMLEFYPEGAAPVVRGEAVNTATTYGYDAVTMMQETKTTICNIEKFTA
- a CDS encoding DUF3306 domain-containing protein, which translates into the protein MAAETFFARWSRVKAKAEASAKAEPSEVAAPRPEVAALPAVAAADSAVMTPPESAPTIEQVAQLQADGDFRPFVARGVDEGVRRAAMKKLFSDPHFNVMDGLDIYIDDYSKPDPIPAAMLLALNHAKDLLDPLGTLAREHAKRGLLTAAELADAAATQEPPTELPTGLTEPAAPAETLEPEAPTANAAADDAATIDPANRQEDHEQPNQSM
- a CDS encoding DUF3305 domain-containing protein, whose product is METDVLNLAVVMHRKPLASRWQPYRWQPLEVLVEPALADTAARCLRDDPADLRWLFAGFELRLYSDEAEGYFLNVDTGAPCWFVMWRMEELDGVEVAVPRTVTLSYNEAARLMDGGEQVDTVPAPALIAERLREFVQAYYRPEPKRKRRKPSFEGGAGVAEMAKAERAGHGS
- the fdh3B gene encoding formate dehydrogenase FDH3 subunit beta, coding for MARMKFICDTERCIECNSCATACKNEHEVPWGVNRRRVVTINDGIIGQEKSVSVACMHCSDAPCMAVCPVDCFYRTDEGVVLHNKDACIGCGYCSYACPFGAPQFPSNGTFGLRGKMDKCTFCAGGPEENGSQEEFEKYGRNRLSEGKLPACAEMCSTKALLGGDGDVVADIFRTRVITRGKGSEVWGWGTAYGNKPQQDSVPQELAK
- a CDS encoding 4Fe-4S binding protein is translated as MNSRIKVCNCNRTMPVDGAALGAALDAGTLPVATQLCRREVGGYLDSLDGSEKIVVGCTQEQPLFAELAEQKGTVAPLRFVNLRESGGWGQEGAQATPKMAALLAMARLPDPEPVPEVEYHSEGRVLITGPAARVLPWARRLQGQLEVSVLLTDTGGAVLAGGQDWPTFAGSDVVVKGWLGRFDVTWRQANPIDLDLCTRCNACVKACPEGAIGLDYQVNLDACSAHGDCVKACGAVGAIDFNRADTARSGQFDLVFDLHEQPLLTLHQPPQGYFAPGASDVKAAEQAMQLATLTGTFGKPKFFQYKDSICAHGRNKKIGCNACVEVCSAAAVSHDGDKIRVNPNLCVGCGACTTVCPTGALSYAYPRVADQGARIRTLLATYAKAGGKRPALLLHSQEEGAALVEALGRAAGAGQLRGVPARVLPLPLHHVASVGIDVWLAAVAYGAANVLILATGAEAPQYVTALTQQVEIARTILASLGYGAGHVQLLQAGDAAALDVALRRIEAGQVPAVPATFAIGGGKGGDKRTTLDFAIDHLARHAPTPQREIALPAGSPFGAVSVKTDACTLCMACVGACPSSALADNPNAPQLRFTESNCVQCGLCAKTCPENAIELTPRLLLAPDAKQPRVLNEAKPYHCIRCEKPFGTLQMVENMVAKLSSHGAFAANLDRLRMCSDCRVVDMMQPAKEVSIFEVKR
- a CDS encoding TorD/DmsD family molecular chaperone, with protein sequence MNETRLQFETPDSGEEAARAELYGLLSMLFYQAPGAELLAAIAAAPAEGEGELPDAWRALQLACASADAPAVQGEYDTLFVSTGKPEVFLYGSYYMSGFLMEKPLALLRAELARLGLERSDAMPESEDHIAALCDVMRVLISSDDVLHGSIATQKQFFGGQMQPWVQQLCDAVAAHPQAHFYRHVAALAGAFFAVEMQAFDMS
- a CDS encoding type II asparaginase; this encodes MKSTTVSRWLVATFCALTAITAAQAQTAKLPNVTVLATGGTIAGTGATSTTTVGYTAATVGVQQLINAVPELAKIANVKGEQVFQIASESMTNEHWLTLGKRVNALLAQNDVDGIVITHGTDTMEETAYFLDLVVKSKKPVVLVGAMRPSTALSADGPINLYNAVSIAGSQEAVGKGVLLALNDQIHAARDVTKTNTSTPDSFKTPELGLLGYVQGGKPFFYRASTRKHTVDSEFDIANLTALPQVDIVYGYANMNTVALDAFIANGAKGIIHAGVGDGSIAARVKPGLVAARKKGTLIVRASRVGQGILARNGEANDDELDFVAADTLSPQKARILLMLALTKTNNTRDIQRMFYTY